A genomic stretch from Salvelinus namaycush isolate Seneca chromosome 25, SaNama_1.0, whole genome shotgun sequence includes:
- the LOC120020738 gene encoding E3 ubiquitin-protein ligase RNF152-like, translated as MESLSQQESILDCQILQQDSMLECQICFNYYSSWRRPKLLDCQHTCCSVCLTQMRMSQSELRCPWCRCVTTLPPGVSVSQLLDDPDTMAIISVPYTPVFIRLPCNAYLPVEHHERATGMEEEHGMREGEEGSCKSAFGTRFCLVVVVGFVLLLLVYIILHSMTCNSEQFTMISCG; from the coding sequence ATGGAATCTCTCTCACAACAAGAGTCCATTCTAGATTGTCAGATCTTACAACAAGACTCCATGTTAGAATGTCAGATCTGTTTCAACTATTACAGTTCGTGGCGTAGGCCCAAGCTCCTGGACTGCCAGCACACCTGCTGCTCAGTGTGCTTGACCCAGATGAGGATGAGCCAGAGTGAGCTGCGCTGCCCCTGGTGTCGCTGTGTCACCACTCTGCCCCCAGGGGTCTCTGTCTCCCAACTCCTAGATGACCCGGACACTATGGCCATCATCTCTGTCCCATACACACCTGTCTTCATACGGCTGCCGTGTAACGCCTACCTTCCAGTAGAACACCATGAGAGGGCTACAGGGATGGAGGAGGAACATGGGATGAGGGAAGGGGAGGAAGGTAGTTGTAAGAGCGCATTTGGGACCAGGTTCTGCTTAGTGGTTGTTGTGGGATTTGTCCTACTCTTACTTGTGTACATTATACTGCACAGCATGACCTGCAACTCAGAACAGTTCACCATGATATCCTGTGGCTGA